Genomic DNA from bacterium:
GGCATACACCGGTAAACGCGCATCACTCAGTGTTATCGTTTTAAGTTTGTTCTGCACTTCAGCACGTGCCGGTTCCATCAAAGGTGAATGGAAAGCGCCGCTCACGACTAGCTCTTTTACCATACGAACGCCTTGGGCCTTGGCCATTTCCATAGCTTTCTGCACGCCGGCTACGGAACCGGAAATCACAATCTGTCCGGGGCTGTTAAAATTGGCACACTGCACGACGCCTGCTTCGCTGCTGGCGGTTTTGCAAATAGACACCAGCGGTTCAGGTTCCATACCGATAACGGCCGCCATCGTGCCTTTATTGATTTCACCCGCAAGTTGCATCGCTTCGGCTCGTACTTTGACAACGGCTAAAGCATCTTCAAAGGTTAGCACACCGGCGGCAACCAAAGCGGAATATTCGCCCAAACTGTGCCCCGCCGTCATATGAAATGTCACTTTATCCGTTCCAAACTTCTCACGCAGGACTTCCAGTAATGCCACGCTATGCACAAAAATCGCTGGCTGTGTAATGCGCGTTTGTTTCAGCGCATCTTCCGGCCCTTCAAAACAAATTTTCGAAAAATCAGGACCGATAATTCGGTTGGCCGTTTCATACATAGCTTTGACAGTCGGAAATAGATCGTACAAATCTTTACCCATACCGACATACTGTGAACCCTGCCCGGGAAATACAAAAGCGATTTTACTCATACGATTTTTATTTATTTATTATTTTTATCCATGACAGTACAAGCCGACGGATTCGTCACATTCCGCTAATTATTAATACGCCCAGCGCAACAAAATACTGCTGCATGTAAATCCGCCGCCGAATGCAGCGATCACGACCAAGTCATTTTTCTTCAGACGACCATTGCTGACCGACTCCGATAAGGCAATCGGAATGGTGCCGGCCGTGGTATTACCGAAACGATCAATATTAATCACAACTTTACTCTCATCCAATCCCATACGATTGGCCGCACTATCTATAATACGCTTATTGGCTTGATGGGGCACAAAAAGCG
This window encodes:
- the fabD gene encoding ACP S-malonyltransferase, with the protein product MSKIAFVFPGQGSQYVGMGKDLYDLFPTVKAMYETANRIIGPDFSKICFEGPEDALKQTRITQPAIFVHSVALLEVLREKFGTDKVTFHMTAGHSLGEYSALVAAGVLTFEDALAVVKVRAEAMQLAGEINKGTMAAVIGMEPEPLVSICKTASSEAGVVQCANFNSPGQIVISGSVAGVQKAMEMAKAQGVRMVKELVVSGAFHSPLMEPARAEVQNKLKTITLSDARLPVYANVSAEPTTDAQRVQPLLVEQITGAVRWQESVTRMIADGATKFFEIGPGNVLQGLIKRIDKSVSCECIGKADELAKFVI